From a region of the Arvicanthis niloticus isolate mArvNil1 chromosome 6, mArvNil1.pat.X, whole genome shotgun sequence genome:
- the LOC117710252 gene encoding WAP four-disulfide core domain protein 18-like, whose translation MKTATVLFLVALIAVGMNITCALSSPKKLEKPGACPKISPIGVSNCVDKCSGDQSCPGKMKCCPSNCGHICVPPVFKSYVLCPLTANKWLDVCKRKELKEDGRRTAGYMTCVLYFAKTGPP comes from the exons ATGAAGACAGCCACAGTCTTGTTTCTGGTGGCGCTGATCGCTGTGGGGATGAACATTACCTGTGCTCTCTCTTCTCCCAAAA AATTAGAAAAACCTGGAGCTTGTCCCAAGATTTCCCCAATAGGTGTTAGCAATTGTGTTGATAAATGCTCAGGAGATCAATCGTGTCCTGGCAAAATGAAGTGCTGCCCCAGTAACTGTGGTCATATCTGCGTGCCTCCTGTTTTTAAA TCCTATGTTCTTTGTCCACTGACTGCAAACAAGTGGCTGGATGTGTGCAAGAGAAAGGAACTGAAAGAAGACGGAAGAAGGACAGCAGGTTACATGACCTGTGTCCTCTACTTTGCAAAGACAGGTCCACCATGA
- the LOC117710253 gene encoding WAP four-disulfide core domain protein 18-like: MKTVTVLFLVALITVEMNISCALSSTKKLEKPGACPKTSPGSIGICVEQCSGDETCPGKMKCCSNGCGHVCKIPVFKVSWSCIYLVDDDAEAGMAQEFPVVKQYNILQQWISKS, translated from the exons ATGAAGACAGTCACAGTCTTGTTTCTGGTGGCGTTGATTACTGTGGAAATGAACATTTCCTGTGCTCTCTCTTCAACCAAAA AATTAGAAAAACCTGGAGCTTGTCCCAAGACTTCCCCAGGAAGTATTGGCATTTGTGTTGAACAATGCTCAGGAGATGAAACATGCCCTGGCAAAATGAAGTGCTGTAGCAATGGCTGTGGTCATGTCTGCAAAATTCCTGTCTTTAAA GTCTCCTGGAGCTGCATTTATTTAGTGGATGATGATGCAGAAGCAGGTATGGCTCAAGAGTTCCCTGTTGTAAAGCAATACAACATCCTGCAGCAGTGGATCTCAAAGTCCTGA
- the LOC117710254 gene encoding WAP four-disulfide core domain protein 18-like: MKTATVLLLVALIDTNMNIALSSPKKLEKPGACPKTSPIGVSICVDKCSGDQSCPGKLKCCPSNCGHICIPPVFKVSWSCIYLVDDDGEAGMVQEFPIVKQYNILQQWMSKP, translated from the exons atgaagacagctacagtcttGCTTCTGGTGGCTTTGATTGATACAAACATGAAtattgctctgtcttctcccaaAA AATTAGAAAAACCTGGAGCTTGTCCCAAGACTTCCCCAATAGGAGTTAGCATTTGTGTTGATAAATGCTCAGGAGATCAATCGTGTCCTGGCAAATTGAAGTGCTGTCCCAGTAACTGTGGTCATATCTGCATACCTCCTGTTTTTAAA GTCTCCTGGAGCTGCATTTATTTAGTGGATGATGATGGAGAAGCAGGTATGGTTCAGGAGTTCCCCATTGTAAAGCAATACAACATCCTGCAGCAGTGGATGTCAAAGCCCTGA